GTGTGAGGTTGAACATGAAACTGTGGAGTTATATAAACACCGCAGCCCACATTTTGGTCTTGTGACATTGTGTTTGTTGCTACTTTCACTTCCTCAGCTGCAGCGATGCGTTAGTCGCACACTCACGTTAACAGCTGCAGTCTAAACTGTATGTGGTAATTCACTTACCTCACGTTGCCCAAATAACAGGTTtttagactgtgtgtgtgtgtgtgtgtgtgtgtgtgtgcgcgctcacTGAAATTCTACTCGTAATCCTGCAGCGACAATGgcgttgaaaacaaatgctccTTTGTTGCATTTGAATATTTAAGAGAACTTATTCTCAAACTGGAAGAACTACTCCAGTATTTCATTTTAACGTGAGTCAGTGTAAAAGGTGTTGGCCCTTTTTTGTTTCTGGATGCTGAGTTTTTCCAAAGACCAAACATGATGGTGATTCTGATAAAAATGGAATGTGGTTTGATCTTCCTCATACTCTCATATTCCTCAGTAGAAGTTTGATTCTACTGTACAAGGAAACAATTCTATTTCCTTGTCGTTTTGAAAAAGTTTCCACTAAACACGACATTGTTTCactttcaggaaatgtcttcatttacaaaaaacgactctaaacgctgtagtgtacatgccaggcctgtgaGTGGTGCTGTAGGGGTTATCACAGGATAACCTcacgatacgcgatacatggtccacgatacaaTGTGCCATGCGCCTCGCCGCGATATGTGCTCCTTGTCGTAGTAATCTCACGGAGATTTATTACGAGAATGGTCGACCCATACAGCCacaagttgttattattatgaaattatgaTATGAGTATTATTAACCCACATGATGGGAGATGAATCCGTGCGCCGTGTCTGTGACGTTAGCGTCCAGTCGTGTCATTTCTATCCTACCCTCTTTCACCCGTGAGGCGTGACTTCAGTTTTGGTTTCGTTGTTGAGTGTCGCGATTGCCGTGCCAGTGAAATAGCGCTGCTGTTATTCATCAGTGCTCGAGTGTAGATGATTAAACCCGTTGCATTGAtgacttttcttgtttttacgATGACCGTTTAATCTGCGGTAAGCATAAATTACCACACGTCGGTTATGCGTTGTGAAATTTACGGGAATTCTTGTATGCATCTTGAACCGCGCACTGTTATCACGAGAAAACGAGCCTCGTTGTCATGAGATAACACATTAATTTATCTCGTTATTGCGAGAACACTGACCGCTATCCCGTGGTAACAAATTCATTATTCCACGATGTAGAGATAGCGATACTGAAAAAAATGTAGTAGCAACCGTGGCCACTCTCGGCTTCCATGCTTCTGTATTGAAatgaacattattttattttacatatgtaTGTTACAGATGCAGATGAACATTTTATCCATTgtgtaaattaaatataaaacatttaccGACTCGGGGGAACTTCCCGATAATTTATTTTAGGGCCAATCTCTGCCGATATCGATAATGTGCTGATAATATTGTGTAACCCtaatcatgttttgtttttcctcagatgtGACCTGTGTTCCAAAATAGATCCTCTGTCTGTCTAAtcctattatttattataacaaaaataatagtaTAATGAATATAGATATCAACCAATATtggtatttattttctttacggtgcaatgtgatttatttatggatttaaaaagaGCCTGTGTTGTTGCAGACACTTGAAATATCACAGAAAACCTGTTCTTTAGTTTCtgatactgttttatttttttttttatgccgactgttttttatttgagcCCTTACAGGTTTCTATTCCACCACACCCTCACTCGTATAACTCATGACTATTATAAGATTATAATTTAGGAATGCTGCGCAACATTGTGGAACGGTAACTTCATCTTATCCTTGTGCTGACTGCAGGGTTTCTCAGCTTTATCTTGTCAATAGAGCATCAAGGAAAATATTAATCTTGTTTGTCTTAACTgaagtctctctgtgtttgagggggaaacagctgctgtataaataaaaaacaaaaaacacccacTCACTGAAACTCATGTGTGAAAGAAGTGTTCATACAACACAACCACAGTGTTATCATGTGTTTAAACTCTTACTGGAACAGCTTTTGACACTAAAACTGGGTCTTTATAAtcttttaaacacatttcatggCCCGAGTTTATTtaagaacataaaataaagtcagacaCCACATGTACCAAgttcttttttgtctgtttttgtctttcagagCACAAAGTTATTGTTGTGGGCCTGGACAACGCCGGCAAGACCACAATACTTTACCAGttgtaagtaaataaatgtccTCTCACAACTTTTGTCCATGCAGTTTTTGTACGATGGAGTGTTCGGTTCATACTGAAGGGAAAAAAGTACCACTTCATTTGAGAACTAAGTTGTAATATCACAGGAATGAAATGGTAATATTTTCAAGATGATTGGCTGCAGCATAGGGCTGGgtgataggaaaaaaaaaaagtatttttcacGATAAACTTGTTTACATCATCCGATATCGATATGTACCACAATATAAATCCTCTACTGAGGACGCACTACAGCCtcctgcaattttcaaatcacaggaggtgtcatttatttgtcaaagccaaaaatgtttgtcaaattaTTGTCCTGTCCTATACACGTCGTCTCATTCTTCAGACTGAAGGAAcacgtctttgtttctcacagatctgcacaaatatcacacaacaatcatttaaaatgtgttatttaatacaAAAATTAGGATAATTTTGTAAAGATGACCATTTGTCATAAATCACATTGGCAATTTCAGCCAAAATTATCGTTTTGGAGATTTATTCAAAATCGCTCAGCCCTAATCATGATATACCTTTTTATGTCATGGAATATTGACATATAACACGATATACTTTTATGATAAACCTAGGCTGTGCGGCATTGAATCTGCAAAGGGCTGCaaatagattattttcataattgattaatctgtcgttTACCAAGTCcgtgtttggtccagaaaatgttgaaaaacgttggtcagtgtttttaaaacctCGAGATGATGACATACTCTAATGATTCAGatttaattatgttttgtttttttttttggaaaaatattccggaaaatattcacatgtaagaagctgaaaaccaGATTTAATCGATAATCAAACTAGTTGACAATCAAtatagtaattgattaatcgagtaattgtttcagccttaTTTGCAATTAATTGCAGTACGGTCAGAATTCATCATCATGTGGATGGAGGCATACGCCACAAATAATGCCGtaatatttcaactttattctcataatattaagactttcTTCTTGTAATTTTACGCCTATATTCTCGAAAGCTTATTTTTCTCCTTGTTGTCTTCAGTGTTGTCCTCATGCTCTGTCCTCTTTGTGTTCTCTAACCTCTTACTTTTGGTTTCTTTTGCTCTAGTTCTATGAACGAGGTGGTTCATACGTCTCCAACCATTGGCAGCAACGTGGAGGAGATTGTCGTCAACAACACTCATTTCCTCATGTGGGACATCGGGGGACAGGAGTCTCTCAGGTCTTCGTGGAATACGTACTACACAAATACAGAGGTAATAACGACAGTTGGATTAGAACACAAAATACTGTTGTGCTGTGTTGAAAATGGTAGTTTTTCAAATGGTTCTTCTTTTCCTGTCAGTTTGTCATCGTGGTGGTCGacagcacagacagagaaaggatCTCTGTGACTAAAGAAGAACTCTACAGAATGTTAGCGCACGAAGTGAGTAATATCTGTCAATGACTATTTCATCAAAAGTACAACAATTCAATCCAAGCAATCACATTTTTGAGACTTACTTAATCGACATTTAGTCCCCAGCTCTAAATATAACAGAATTTTCTTGAATGAAGGTTTTTATGGATCATGTATAAGAGGCAAAAATAGGCCTGTGGCTCCGGAGCTCatgcacacatttttctttttttcaaattcacaaactttcaaggaaaTGCTTGAACGTTTgtaaatttgaaaaacaaatatgcGCAAGCCCTTAAAAGTAGCTCCCCAAGGGCCACCTACTGTTCAATGCCCTGCGTCGCTTGGTGTACGTAGACTCAGCCTTCGCAGGACAAACGTGGAGACATAATTACTAGCTTTGTTGTGGACACTCTCTgttgttgacgtgagattccattaTTAGTATGATTATACACCACCCTCATTTTTACAAACCAGAGGGACAAGCAGTTATGCTGTCATCAGCATGGGAAAAtgactgtcactcacagttATTTTGTTTCCCAGATCCTTAAATTgctctgtgaaaacaaaactaacAGGATCACAATGTTTACACTGAATACAGGTGTGGTCAGTGAGGTGTAACCTGGTAATGACATGAAATGATGGAAGGAAATGATATTAAGTCGGCGTTAAACTCCTCCTTACCAATGCTTAAATATTTAGTAAAGTTGGTCAAATCAGATGTATAGCTGGGAGATATGGGGGAAAATCTTAATAACTAATAAGAAATCATATCAATATTTGTGTAAGGCTGGGTGGTAAtgtcttataaataatatctgtaCATTTGTAGTCTATGTCCTGCACACAGGtcgtttctctggactcatgaaagGTTTGAGATTATAAATACACTCCGtgttacatgatcttaaaatatacACTTGTAATTTAATATCAAGTGTTTTTCACAGAGTTATTCAATAAATTCCagtgcaacagcctttaaaatgtGGAAACGTCATCACAGATATGAagatatccaaaatctaagaccagATCCTGTTTCATGTCACGATATATGGATATAATCTTGATATAATCTTGATATGATCTTGATATAATCTTGATATAATCTATATTATCCCGCCCTGGAAAAAAGAATCCACATCATGCAGTGCAAAGAAAGAGCAGACACCAGATGTTATTTATCTGTGGAGCTGCCGCCGTGTTTAGGTTTGAAAATGACAAGTAAACTTTAGTATGACGTTTGAAAGAGCCACCTACAGGCCTGACACGGGTACTACAGTGTTTAAAGACTcgtttacatgtttacagagaACATTTAAAGACTTAACaggttctgtttctgtgtgggtgAGGCCTAAGACAGTTGAAAAGTGCTGAGTCGTTAGATTTTTCTGaatatgtgatgtgtttttctgtctttctttttttaatctgcccTCCAGGATTTAAAGAAGGCGGGACTGTTGATCTTTGCCAACAAGCAGGATGTGAAAGGCTGCATGTCTGTGGCTGAGATTTCACAGAGCCTGCAGCTCACGTCCATCAAAGACCATCAGTGGCACATTCAGGCCTGCTGCGCCCTCACAGGGGAGGGGTGAGTACTGCACCCTACactctatatatagatatatacacacacacacactccacctaCAGTTCAACT
Above is a window of Solea senegalensis isolate Sse05_10M linkage group LG2, IFAPA_SoseM_1, whole genome shotgun sequence DNA encoding:
- the arl5a gene encoding ADP-ribosylation factor-like protein 5A, with product MGILFTKLWRLFNHQEHKVIVVGLDNAGKTTILYQFSMNEVVHTSPTIGSNVEEIVVNNTHFLMWDIGGQESLRSSWNTYYTNTEFVIVVVDSTDRERISVTKEELYRMLAHEDLKKAGLLIFANKQDVKGCMSVAEISQSLQLTSIKDHQWHIQACCALTGEGLCQGLEWMMSRLRVR